AGATCCAAATAAAAGGTCAATTTGAATTCCAGGTTCTGACTCAACAAAATAAGACAACACCTGGGGTGAAAACTTTTGCGAGGCACTGTACATACTCATTTTCACTGATATATACATATTACTGTCTGCAACCAGTTGTATGTTATTTGCCACAGAGATGTTGGCAAAGCTAATTATCTATAATGTATAAGTGTGTGCTAATGGAAACTCACCAGTggcctttctctgtgtgtgtttaccgcTTCGATATTGAGGAAAAAAGACTCAACTTTGCATCCTGAAACGGAGGAGAAGGTCAGACCGTCAGGGAGAGATTTCCAGAGATATGGAGCTGTCACACAATGCAACCGTTTTACCGCCTACCGTAAGCTACGGGTGTGAGTTTGAGCGCTGTGTGAAGAGGGCATCTGAGATAAGGCAGCTCatcttcagaggggggggggtaaaaagatTTTTAGGTGGGTTTatggtgttaaaaaaacaacggcATAAACCGCCGTGCCTCTGATCCGGGTGTTGTGTACCTGCTGGTTTGTCCAGAAAGTAGGCCAGCAGGCAGCGAAAGATGGCTTGGTGGCAGACAACCAGAACGTTTTCCTGCCTCTCCAGCTCCATGATCACAGGCTCTAGACGATGGACAAGGTCTTCATAGGACTGGAGAAGAGCCAAAATGATTGAGGAGTTCACTAAGCCAACCCGTCTATCCTCAAATAATCTTATAATGACTGTGTTGAGCAAAGTCTGTGAAATATaatggttagcttagcacaatgactgcggacagggggggggggacagctggCCTGACTCTGACCAACAAAGCAACAATTAAACCAGCTTCCTGGAGGCTTCTCATCACTTGGATATTAAAAGCCATGTCTTAGTCCTTAATGTCTTAGACCGTTTATTAATGCTAAGGCCGCAGTGTATTCAGCGTAGTACTTACCTCGCCCTTTGGGTAACGATAACGATACTTGTCCTGGTCTCTTAGTGCAAACTCTTCGGGAAAGTTCTCCTGGATCTCTTCGTAGGTCAgttcctcacacacacccttggtttaaaaaaaggtaaagaccACATTACTGATCTTCTGGCTTTGAAAATTCCAAGACAGACTAAATTAGTTAGCGATTGAATGCTCTGTGTTACACCATCTGAAAGCATCATCTATAAATTTAAACTGTTTTAAATTGAtctcttttgtgtcttttgttggaaggatgatattttaaaaagcaagaCATGTGACTCACAGCGTCTATCTCATTGAGGGCCTTCCACTGTTCGTACTGGACTCCCAGAGCTTCTGCAGTCTGGATGGTCCTCTTCATGTGGCTCGTCCACACCTTCAGCTCGCGGATATTCTGACCTCTGATGAAGGTCGCCAAGGCATTGGCATACTGGAAAGAATTAGTGCGATTTGgacataatgataataataataattcaatcaGTATACGGCCTCGCTGGGATGTAAATAAGTTACTCAAGTACATCGTCATATATAAAACTACCAGACAGAATGTACAAGTAAAGCTGATCAATGAtctattttcattattgttatttttcatgcCAGAACACTTCATGTTTGCATTTAAAGTGTAAAGATTTATGACATTTCCTTTGAGTTGCTTTAAATGTCTATTCAATAATTTTGATGTTTGAAaggttacattttaaaaaaggacttgaaaaaaacgtttaaaaggtTTAGTTTTGGGTCTCTGGGTAAtacttctttcttcttcttctacaatGACTCGGTGAATGAATGATTAGCAAAAATGATCGTTTTAGTTAATACTTTAAAACAAGCTCAACCAACTAAAAACATTCAGATCCGGCTTTTACATCAATGCATGAACGATAATAATCGTATGTAGTGGTGGACAACTTTCTGCAATAAGTACTTTTCCTAAATTACTAACTTTTACTAGTAACATCCTGAATGCAGTACTTGAAGTGCAGTAGTTTTTACAGTGTATCACTTCTCTCACTTATGCGAAGGATACGAATGCTTCCTCTACTGGTGCAGTGTCATCCACCCACCTTCTGTCCCCTCGGGGAGAGGCCTGAATCTCCACCGATGCGCCCCAACAGGTTGAGTTCGCTCTCTCCGTGGCGGCTCAGGTAGATGGACCTCGGTGTGACGTGGATGTTCATGAGGTAGTAGACTATCCTGCTTTGAATGTGGTCCTGGACCCGGTTCACCAGATATCTGCTGCCTACGTCGAAGATCTTGATGTAGGAGAGCTTCCTGGTCAAAGTCAGAATTGgccaaaatgcaactttgaaaACAATCAACAAGTTGGAGGCTATTCTGTGCACCGTTTAGATTCCCATTTACCTCGCAGGAAGAAAAGCGTTATGGGACATTAcctgtcctcctcgtcgtctaTCGGCATGTAGCTGGCCCTGTAACACTCGATGCGCCGGCTGAAATCTTCCAACGCCTCGTCTACGTCACGATCCACGTAATCTGGACTCCCGAACTTTACTTGCTGGAAAGGAAAGACAGTTTGGGAAATTTGTTGAGAACGCGTCGTCACTTACACACTATTATATTGAACCTGACTGACCTTAATATTCTCTGCAATGATTTCTGGGTCATCGCAGATCGACTCCACAAAGAACACCTGCACAAGAAGTGATTACAAAGTTCAGGAACAACTGAACacaattgaaaaatatatatttataagcCTGAAATGAATtccttgcaccccccccccctcctcttatccttaaaacaaacaaaacaaactcgaCAGGCAGGCTAGCGGTTTCCCCCttcttccagtctttatgctaagctaatatGAATAATGTGAATAATATAGATATTACGTCCACGTGCACACTCACTTTGTAGCCCCTCTCGTTTGCATAACTAAGGATGATtgccctcctctccctcgtGGTGTTGGTAGCATCAAATACCTGGGTGGCACAGATTGTAGGAGTTATCGACCCATCCTTATAATATTGGCAaacatgtatttgtgtatttatcatATTCATGATGGTTAATGATCAAGCACATGAACGAGGGACAGTTTGAGATGTCCTCTTACTCACGGCTACTTGTCCCTGTTCTTTTGAGAAGTAGGCAGCGACGTCCTTCAGGGCAGCTGTTGCACAGGCCCTGGAGGAGAAGTTACACCCGTGCAGGCAAAGGGATGAGGACTGAAAGGATATGAGTGCATGGGGAATTTACAACTTACTTGCGGATCTTCATGGCCTCCTCGTTGTCAGGTTTAAAGAACTCAAAGTTCTTATAGATCTTAACAGCTTCTCTGCGATACTGGCCCACGTTAAACACTGGTTGGATAAAGAAAGAAGTTAAAATATGGTTAAAGTTAAAATACAGCTTTTGCCTTAATGgcacagaaaaaaatacaaactatTGGTGTTCAATATTTGATGATTTCATATTTGAGTAAATATAGAAACTGTGAAATTCCTTGTCACTGTCAAACATTTTTATAATGAGATAATGCTTATTAAACTGACTTTTGGTAGGCACTCCGATCCAGTTTAGGTAGCGTGTGAGCTTCTTGGAGATGTACGTCTTTCCTCTGGCTGGCAACCCCACCATCACAATCATCGTGGGAGAATTACAGAACTGAGGCACCGAGGCTGAGATGAAGACAAACGCACAAGAGCATGAGGCAATGGTTACTGAGTATGGCACTGTGGTTGCGAATCATTCAGCAGAAGTGCATTATGTTCCAGTGTCCTAAGGGATAAGCAAGAGTCAATTAAACTCTGTACGGATCCGTGCTGACCGGGTCGCTGCCGGTGGTAATCTTCATTAAGAGAGAGAATAAGAGCCCCGAGGTGCAGCTCAAATGTCCATCTGGCTTTGGCTGCGCCGGACACATGAATCCGTCCAACCAACCACCAACAAGTGGAAATCACCTCTTGAAAAAGGTgtgaaaacaaagacatttgcaAATAGTACATGTACAGAACAATGTCTACTGAGCGGATGCTGGCCTTCTTTCGTTAGGTAATCACATTTTAGAAACAACCTTGAGCAGCGTAGTGCACTGCGCCATATGGCCGACAATCACATGAGGACAACCCTCCTAATCTCCACGTGTGTTAAAACGCACACAAGTCTCCACTGCCGGTCTTTCAACCCGGCTCAGTTCTTCTCAACCAATGTTCCCAAAACCATAATCCTTCAAGTCGACAGCTTTGGCTCAGCTTGTCACTGCATGCCATTTATTTGATGAAGTTAaagttgaggggaaaaaaaactgaacgtTTTCAGCATTCTCTGCACAAATCTGCTGTACTTTGAAAGAGTTTGTGTATCTCTAAATAAGGCATGACCATTTGCTCGTCTGAAAAAATGGCAGTTATTTATAAGCTTGACCGTTAGCATGGCCCCCCCAAAACAACCCGGGTGGCCCATGAGAGTCTAAACAGGAGCAGGGAGCGCATCCAGGCGGTTCGATTATGAATGCAAAATGCTGCTTCAGCACAATTCTCAAAGGCCCACGTCAGACACTGACAACAGAGCCAACTCAGACCTGGCTCGGTCCAGCTCGGCTCTCGTCCCATGACAGAACCTCCTCTTTGTCCCTCAAACTTCTGCCTGCAAGCCCCTCCTGAACCCAACAGAGTCCTGAAGGGTTCAGAGGTGCGAGACACGCTTGCAGCTGTGAGCAAACACCAACGCTTCATCTGAAACAAGAATGAGTTAAAGTGGTCACAGAACAAACAGCAGCAAGACAGACTGGGTCACGGGTCACGTTTTCTCTGCACTTACATCCTCTCCTGCGGTTCAAGCTGCAGCCCATCCATGGCACCCAGATCTTGAGCAGAGGAGTCTGGGTGAGTTTTTTCTGCTCTGTGTTAACGGTGAGAGCCATGAGGCCGCAGTGGCAAGTTCGGGACACAGCGCGAGCGACTGAGGCGCTGTGATCTGTGTGTGCTTCGCTGAGCACTACCTACTGCAGGTCAGCTGACTGTTATTAAGGAGAAGCACTTGGTAGGCAGGAAGGGGGAGGACCCGAGGCTGCTCGTCCGCCTCTGACTCtgtttttaagatttaaaaaaaggcttgtaGGGAGTTTGCCAACACCTCTGTCAGGCCAAGCAGCAGAGAAGCATGCACTTACATCACCCTGGTCATCTGTTGAGGTGACAAAGCTGGTTTCTCGGGCAGCGTAAGAACATCTGAGAGGAGTTGAACAGAGATGGTGAACCTCCCTTGAATTCAGATGAGCGCAGTTGGCCCTGATCCAGCTGTTTGTTTGACAAACTGGGAAAGTTTATTGTGGTGATTTTCCTTTCttgccactagagggcagtgtAAACCTTAGAGTTAAATCTGGGATACTGTAAGTAGGCTCAGTTATTGTTCAGGCCATTTTGAAGATGCTGTGTGGTTGACGGAACAACGCTTTTCTAAATTCAGCTAATTGGCTAACTTACAACAAAAAGATGTCCAACCATGATCACTTGATGAAGACACGAAAGACACCCACAGTCTGATTGTCCCCCCTGCAAAATTCTCACACTGTACATTTGTTCCTTTTAGAAAATGTATCATGCACTGGTCTACTGCTGATTCCTTTCTGTGAAGAGCCAATTGAAATCCCGCCCTGACCGCGTAACGCTGTTGTCGTAGTTTGCGCTGTTCTTACTGTTAACGCCGCTAGCAGCATCCAGCACGGCCGTCACGCCGCGTTGAGAGCCACGTGGAGGCCAAGACCCTCTGCTCTTTAAAGGAAGGGGGGCCAGATGAGAGGGTCAATAGGCCCCTGTCTGTATGTTAAATACGAAGCTACATTCAGCAGACAGCCACTTAGCTTTGGATGAAGACCGGAAACAACTAGTAACATGTGCCGTTTGTTTCCTCTGCTCAGATAACTAGCAGCTGATTCTAACTTTGCATTTCAGTATAGACTAGTTTGAGAACGGCATCGAGCTCCTCATCTAATCTTCTTGCCACGAAGGTCGAAACACACGAAAGTTTGACATGAAGTACAGCAACAATGCAATTCAGCTCTCTAAGCAAACCACACAACTACAGAGAATCAGCTGTGTATGTTTGTCTGTGTATAACAAAAGAAACGCGTCCGGTCGGATCCCCAAAGAAAGAAGGGTCACATGTGGCATAATGTCAAACCTTAATGTCTTACATTCCATCCAACAGGGATAATCATCAATCTGATTTTGGCCAAAGTTCAATGTCTAACAGGCAGTTAATCTTGGGCAGTGTTTCCTATTTTGCCATTAGCTTGACCATTTACAGGAGGTCCTGTGTAGGTTATTCCATGGGGGTCAATGGGTGATGTCCTCCAAAATAATATCCACAGGGGGATCGGAGATGTGTCTCTTACCACTCTCCAGCTGTGTCTCATCTCTACAGATAAATCAAACGTACTTCCCAGCGagaataattaattattataattatctgTACTTGGCTCTTTCACAACCTCAGGTATCAGGTGTCACTCATGCATGCAAGTGTGCAAATTTCCTGGAAACAAAGCATGCGagataaatgtaaaacaaaaacaaagagagaagtCCAGTTGGCAACTTTCTAGACCTACTGTCTATTTCTCACTATGTATCTGTATTCCATCAAAACTGATGCAGGGGTTACTTGAGTGAAAACCAGACAAAGGTTCAGATAAGGCTTGGAAGTGATGCAGCATATCATCTTGAAAGTCAAGTACAGATCCATTATGatgacatatatacatatatgtgtgtatgcacTTACCCACTcagtacatttgtttgttttttgtcactATATCTTGCACCaatctactactactactactaatatgaACAGCGTTCAAATAGAACTCATTTAGACTACTCCACTGTCTATTTTTACCCGCGTATCATATCTCTGATGCACTCGCTCCGTTTGGACTCGCTCACGGCCTGAATGTACCAGCCGGTCGCAGGAGCCCCGCCGCAGCgtgtcttgtgttgtttttgccGTTTGCTCTGCAGAGGCTATCCATCTGTCAGCTCACCTGCGCTGTCACACCTGCGGCGCCTCAAATATTCCTGCTGGGGAAACTCCATTTCTCCGCTCTGCACTCCAATGAACCAAAACAGCAGAGCGGCTGAGCACCGTCGACGCACTGAATTACAGGGGTCAGCGGCACCGGGACTTGTAAAAGAAACTAAACCCCTCTGCCCAAGTATTCTCAAACCcaaccccacaccccccccggAGCCCTCTCTGTCCACGCCACATGTGACATACGATAGCGGTAGACTGGGCTTGTCCTTTACTGTTTACCAGGGCAGGAGTTCACGAGGAACACACATGGCGAGGGAGAAGCTGAGCTCCGAAGGGCGAGTCCCAAAATGAGCAAAGGTCGCCCAAGAAGCCAAATGTTGTTGCAAAGAGTCGCGCTTACAGGCCGCAATCTCTTGTCGTGCGCCTGGGGTTGTTGTCTGCTGTGAGGTGTCAATAAAGCAGGGGTTACTTGAGTGAAAACCCAACAAAGGTTCAGATAAGGCTTGGAAGTGATGCAGCATATCATCTTGATAGTGAAGTACAGATCCATTATGatgacatatatataaatatatatatatgtgtgtatgcacTGACCTTGTTAAACACGCATGTCCCAAATCCATACTACCTACTAATTATTTACAGTTTGTATTTTTTCAGTATGGTGTTCAAGTAGTTGGTGTACATATATACACGTTCGTCATCTGATACAAACAACACAGGACATTCACAAGATTTTTATCATCTTTCTGAAGTTGACTCACCACACGCACATTTTCTAAAGAAAAGGTCCTATTTCTTTGATGCACTTCCTTCCGTTTGAGGCATCAAAGCGTCTGGTTTGAGTAAACCTGAACATGCTCTGCACTTTCATCTCATATGCAGTAGCATAACCTATAGATGTACTTTGATGTGGATAATGATTGAGCGTTTCCTTTTTACAATCTTTTACAAGCTTACTTTCAATTTGACTCGTTGGTATTGAAAACGACTTTAAAAAATAACCGCCCAgaattttgtatttatatatagacTTTTGGTTTAAAGAAGAGACAACTAAAGCCACCTGGTGAGGCAATATGGGAGACTTGTTAAAGAAACTTGGTAACTAAACAACTCCATATTGgttatatgggggggggggggtggagggataTATTTACATCTCtttgtgaaaaatgtaatacatatCTATATGATTAAATGAAGTATTGATGTgcaggggtggaggagagagattgtTGTTGGGTGGAATGCATCAGAGTTGTTTGCAccattttaatatatttctgGGAAATCCTGCTTTCTGGAAGTTTGTGAAATCATATCCAGATGGTTTTTGTGCAGAGAGGCAAAACAGCCTGAAAAGAATGGGGGCAGGGTTAGGAGAGGACTTCT
This sequence is a window from Pungitius pungitius chromosome 1, fPunPun2.1, whole genome shotgun sequence. Protein-coding genes within it:
- the pfkfb1 gene encoding 6-phosphofructo-2-kinase/fructose-2,6-bisphosphatase 1 isoform X2, giving the protein MEFPQQEYLRRRRCDSAASVPQFCNSPTMIVMVGLPARGKTYISKKLTRYLNWIGVPTKMFNVGQYRREAVKIYKNFEFFKPDNEEAMKIRKACATAALKDVAAYFSKEQGQVAVFDATNTTRERRAIILSYANERGYKVFFVESICDDPEIIAENIKQVKFGSPDYVDRDVDEALEDFSRRIECYRASYMPIDDEEDRKLSYIKIFDVGSRYLVNRVQDHIQSRIVYYLMNIHVTPRSIYLSRHGESELNLLGRIGGDSGLSPRGQKYANALATFIRGQNIRELKVWTSHMKRTIQTAEALGVQYEQWKALNEIDAGVCEELTYEEIQENFPEEFALRDQDKYRYRYPKGESYEDLVHRLEPVIMELERQENVLVVCHQAIFRCLLAYFLDKPADELPYLRCPLHTALKLTPVAYGCKVESFFLNIEAVNTHRERPLNVDINRNPEEALLTVPEHVI
- the pfkfb1 gene encoding 6-phosphofructo-2-kinase/fructose-2,6-bisphosphatase 1 isoform X1, whose amino-acid sequence is MALTVNTEQKKLTQTPLLKIWVPWMGCSLNRRRGSSVPQFCNSPTMIVMVGLPARGKTYISKKLTRYLNWIGVPTKMFNVGQYRREAVKIYKNFEFFKPDNEEAMKIRKACATAALKDVAAYFSKEQGQVAVFDATNTTRERRAIILSYANERGYKVFFVESICDDPEIIAENIKQVKFGSPDYVDRDVDEALEDFSRRIECYRASYMPIDDEEDRKLSYIKIFDVGSRYLVNRVQDHIQSRIVYYLMNIHVTPRSIYLSRHGESELNLLGRIGGDSGLSPRGQKYANALATFIRGQNIRELKVWTSHMKRTIQTAEALGVQYEQWKALNEIDAGVCEELTYEEIQENFPEEFALRDQDKYRYRYPKGESYEDLVHRLEPVIMELERQENVLVVCHQAIFRCLLAYFLDKPADELPYLRCPLHTALKLTPVAYGCKVESFFLNIEAVNTHRERPLNVDINRNPEEALLTVPEHVI
- the pfkfb1 gene encoding 6-phosphofructo-2-kinase/fructose-2,6-bisphosphatase 1 isoform X3, coding for MEFPQQEYLRRRRCDSAASVPQFCNSPTMIVMVGLPARGKTYISKKLTRYLNWIGVPTKMFNVGQYRREAVKIYKNFEFFKPDNEEAMKIRKACATAALKDVAAYFSKEQGQVAVFDATNTTRERRAIILSYANERGYKVFFVESICDDPEIIAENIKQVKFGSPDYVDRDVDEALEDFSRRIECYRASYMPIDDEEDRKLSYIKIFDVGSRYLVNRVQDHIQSRIVYYLMNIHVTPRSIYLSRHGESELNLLGRIGGDSGLSPRGQKYANALATFIRGQNIRELKVWTSHMKRTIQTAEALGVQYEQWKALNEIDAGVCEELTYEEIQENFPEEFALRDQDKYRYRYPKGESYEDLVHRLEPVIMELERQENVLVVCHQAIFRCLLAYFLDKPADELPYLRCPLHTALKLTPVAYGCKVESFFLNIEAVNTHRERPLNVDINRNPEEALLTVPEHV